A single genomic interval of Oryza sativa Japonica Group chromosome 7, ASM3414082v1 harbors:
- the LOC4342166 gene encoding probable proline transporter 2 isoform X2 → MVPLGWIGGTCGLILAAAISLYANALLARLHEIGGKRHIRYRDLAGHIYGRKMYSLTWALQYVNLFMINTGFIILAGQALKATYVLFRDDGVLKLPYCIALSGFVCALFAFGIPYLSALRIWLGFSTFFSLIYITIAFVLSLRDGITTPAKDYTIPGSHSARIFTTIGAVANLVFAYNTGMLPEIQATIRPPVVKNMEKALWFQFTVGSLPLYAVTFMGYWAYGSSTSSYLLNSVKGPVWVKAMANLSAFLQTVIALHIFASPMYEFLDTKYGSGHGGPFAIHNVMFRVGVRGGYLTVNTLVAAMLPFLGDFMSLTGALSTFPLTFVLANHMYLMVKRHKLSTLQISWHWLNVAGFSLLSIAAAVAALRLIMVDSRTYHLFADL, encoded by the exons ATGGTCCCTTTAGGTTGGATTGGTGGGACATGTGGCTTGATCCTAGCTGCTGCAATATCTCTGTATGCCAATGCTCTCCTTGCTCGCCTTCACGAAATCGGAGGCAAACGACATATTAGATACAGAGATCTTGCTGGGCACATATATG GTAGAAAAATGTATTCGCTTACATGGGCTCTGCAATATGTTAATCTATTCATGATCAACACTGGCTTTATAATATTAGCTGGCCAAGCCTTGAAG GCAACATATGTATTGTTCAGGGATGATGGAGTTCTAAAGCTACCCTACTGTATAGCATTATCTGGGTTTGTCTGTGCTCTTTTTGCCTTCGGAATTCCTTATCTCTCTGCTCTCAGGATTTGGTTGGGATTCTCAACATTTTTCAGTCTCATCTATATTACTATAGCATTTGTGCTATCGCTTAGAGATG ggATAACCACACCTGCAAAGGATTATACTATTCCTGGATCCCATTCAGCTAGAATCTTCACTACGATAGGTGCTGTGGCAAATCTCGTGTTCGCTTACAACACTGGAATGCTGCCAGAAATTCAA GCAACCATAAGGCCTCCTGTGGTGAAGAACATGGAGAAGGCTCTATGGTTTCAGTTCACTGTCGGTTCGTTACCTCTTTATGCCGTGACCTTTATGGGCTATTGGGCTTATGGATCCTCAACATCAAGTTATCTACTGAATAGCGTCAAGGGGCCAGTTTGGGTAAAAGCTATGGCAAATCTATCAGCGTTTCTTCAGACCGTCATAGCATTACAT ATATTCGCGAGCCCAATGTACGAGTTCTTGGACACGAAATACGGCAGCGGACACGGTGGCCCTTTTGCGATCCACAATGTGATGTTCAGAGTGGGTGTAAGAGGAGGCTACCTGACTGTCAACACCTTGGTAGCTGCGATGCTCCCATTCCTTGGCGACTTCATGAGCCTGACCGGAGCTCTCAGCACCTTCCCCTTGACATTCGTTCTTGCAAATCACATGTACCTGATGGTGAAGAGGCACAAGTTGTCCACCTTGCAGATATCCTGGCACTGGCTCAATGTTGCTGGCTTCAGCTTATTGTCCATCGCAGCTGCAGTTGCTGCGCTCAGGCTAATCATGGTCGATTCCAGGACTTACCATTTGTTTGCTGATCTGTGA
- the LOC4342166 gene encoding probable proline transporter 2 yields MNIDMANSDDKALISEDTAHQISADPWYQVGFVLTTGVNSAYVLGYSGSVMVPLGWIGGTCGLILAAAISLYANALLARLHEIGGKRHIRYRDLAGHIYGRKMYSLTWALQYVNLFMINTGFIILAGQALKATYVLFRDDGVLKLPYCIALSGFVCALFAFGIPYLSALRIWLGFSTFFSLIYITIAFVLSLRDGITTPAKDYTIPGSHSARIFTTIGAVANLVFAYNTGMLPEIQATIRPPVVKNMEKALWFQFTVGSLPLYAVTFMGYWAYGSSTSSYLLNSVKGPVWVKAMANLSAFLQTVIALHIFASPMYEFLDTKYGSGHGGPFAIHNVMFRVGVRGGYLTVNTLVAAMLPFLGDFMSLTGALSTFPLTFVLANHMYLMVKRHKLSTLQISWHWLNVAGFSLLSIAAAVAALRLIMVDSRTYHLFADL; encoded by the exons ATGAACATCGACATGGCCAATTCCGACGACAAGGCTCTCATCTCCGAGGATACAGCGCACCAGATTAGCGCTG ATCCTTGGTATCAAGTTGGATTCGTTCTGACAACTGGGGTGAATAGTGCATATGTTCTGGGATACTCTGGATCAGTCATGGTCCCTTTAGGTTGGATTGGTGGGACATGTGGCTTGATCCTAGCTGCTGCAATATCTCTGTATGCCAATGCTCTCCTTGCTCGCCTTCACGAAATCGGAGGCAAACGACATATTAGATACAGAGATCTTGCTGGGCACATATATG GTAGAAAAATGTATTCGCTTACATGGGCTCTGCAATATGTTAATCTATTCATGATCAACACTGGCTTTATAATATTAGCTGGCCAAGCCTTGAAG GCAACATATGTATTGTTCAGGGATGATGGAGTTCTAAAGCTACCCTACTGTATAGCATTATCTGGGTTTGTCTGTGCTCTTTTTGCCTTCGGAATTCCTTATCTCTCTGCTCTCAGGATTTGGTTGGGATTCTCAACATTTTTCAGTCTCATCTATATTACTATAGCATTTGTGCTATCGCTTAGAGATG ggATAACCACACCTGCAAAGGATTATACTATTCCTGGATCCCATTCAGCTAGAATCTTCACTACGATAGGTGCTGTGGCAAATCTCGTGTTCGCTTACAACACTGGAATGCTGCCAGAAATTCAA GCAACCATAAGGCCTCCTGTGGTGAAGAACATGGAGAAGGCTCTATGGTTTCAGTTCACTGTCGGTTCGTTACCTCTTTATGCCGTGACCTTTATGGGCTATTGGGCTTATGGATCCTCAACATCAAGTTATCTACTGAATAGCGTCAAGGGGCCAGTTTGGGTAAAAGCTATGGCAAATCTATCAGCGTTTCTTCAGACCGTCATAGCATTACAT ATATTCGCGAGCCCAATGTACGAGTTCTTGGACACGAAATACGGCAGCGGACACGGTGGCCCTTTTGCGATCCACAATGTGATGTTCAGAGTGGGTGTAAGAGGAGGCTACCTGACTGTCAACACCTTGGTAGCTGCGATGCTCCCATTCCTTGGCGACTTCATGAGCCTGACCGGAGCTCTCAGCACCTTCCCCTTGACATTCGTTCTTGCAAATCACATGTACCTGATGGTGAAGAGGCACAAGTTGTCCACCTTGCAGATATCCTGGCACTGGCTCAATGTTGCTGGCTTCAGCTTATTGTCCATCGCAGCTGCAGTTGCTGCGCTCAGGCTAATCATGGTCGATTCCAGGACTTACCATTTGTTTGCTGATCTGTGA
- the LOC4342166 gene encoding probable proline transporter 2 isoform X1, protein MVFQVNLHINPWYQVGFVLTTGVNSAYVLGYSGSVMVPLGWIGGTCGLILAAAISLYANALLARLHEIGGKRHIRYRDLAGHIYGRKMYSLTWALQYVNLFMINTGFIILAGQALKATYVLFRDDGVLKLPYCIALSGFVCALFAFGIPYLSALRIWLGFSTFFSLIYITIAFVLSLRDGITTPAKDYTIPGSHSARIFTTIGAVANLVFAYNTGMLPEIQATIRPPVVKNMEKALWFQFTVGSLPLYAVTFMGYWAYGSSTSSYLLNSVKGPVWVKAMANLSAFLQTVIALHIFASPMYEFLDTKYGSGHGGPFAIHNVMFRVGVRGGYLTVNTLVAAMLPFLGDFMSLTGALSTFPLTFVLANHMYLMVKRHKLSTLQISWHWLNVAGFSLLSIAAAVAALRLIMVDSRTYHLFADL, encoded by the exons ATGGTCTTTCAAGTCAATCTGCATATCA ATCCTTGGTATCAAGTTGGATTCGTTCTGACAACTGGGGTGAATAGTGCATATGTTCTGGGATACTCTGGATCAGTCATGGTCCCTTTAGGTTGGATTGGTGGGACATGTGGCTTGATCCTAGCTGCTGCAATATCTCTGTATGCCAATGCTCTCCTTGCTCGCCTTCACGAAATCGGAGGCAAACGACATATTAGATACAGAGATCTTGCTGGGCACATATATG GTAGAAAAATGTATTCGCTTACATGGGCTCTGCAATATGTTAATCTATTCATGATCAACACTGGCTTTATAATATTAGCTGGCCAAGCCTTGAAG GCAACATATGTATTGTTCAGGGATGATGGAGTTCTAAAGCTACCCTACTGTATAGCATTATCTGGGTTTGTCTGTGCTCTTTTTGCCTTCGGAATTCCTTATCTCTCTGCTCTCAGGATTTGGTTGGGATTCTCAACATTTTTCAGTCTCATCTATATTACTATAGCATTTGTGCTATCGCTTAGAGATG ggATAACCACACCTGCAAAGGATTATACTATTCCTGGATCCCATTCAGCTAGAATCTTCACTACGATAGGTGCTGTGGCAAATCTCGTGTTCGCTTACAACACTGGAATGCTGCCAGAAATTCAA GCAACCATAAGGCCTCCTGTGGTGAAGAACATGGAGAAGGCTCTATGGTTTCAGTTCACTGTCGGTTCGTTACCTCTTTATGCCGTGACCTTTATGGGCTATTGGGCTTATGGATCCTCAACATCAAGTTATCTACTGAATAGCGTCAAGGGGCCAGTTTGGGTAAAAGCTATGGCAAATCTATCAGCGTTTCTTCAGACCGTCATAGCATTACAT ATATTCGCGAGCCCAATGTACGAGTTCTTGGACACGAAATACGGCAGCGGACACGGTGGCCCTTTTGCGATCCACAATGTGATGTTCAGAGTGGGTGTAAGAGGAGGCTACCTGACTGTCAACACCTTGGTAGCTGCGATGCTCCCATTCCTTGGCGACTTCATGAGCCTGACCGGAGCTCTCAGCACCTTCCCCTTGACATTCGTTCTTGCAAATCACATGTACCTGATGGTGAAGAGGCACAAGTTGTCCACCTTGCAGATATCCTGGCACTGGCTCAATGTTGCTGGCTTCAGCTTATTGTCCATCGCAGCTGCAGTTGCTGCGCTCAGGCTAATCATGGTCGATTCCAGGACTTACCATTTGTTTGCTGATCTGTGA
- the LOC4342166 gene encoding probable proline transporter 2 isoform X3, protein MNIDMANSDDKALISEDTAHQISADPWYQVGFVLTTGVNSAYVLGYSGSVMVPLGWIGGTCGLILAAAISLYANALLARLHEIGGKRHIRYRDLAGHIYGRKMYSLTWALQYVNLFMINTGFIILAGQALKATYVLFRDDGVLKLPYCIALSGFVCALFAFGIPYLSALRIWLGFSTFFSLIYITIAFVLSLRDGITTPAKDYTIPGSHSARIFTTIGAVANLVFAYNTGMLPEIQATIRPPVVKNMEKALWFQFTVGSLPLYAVTFMGYWAYGSSTSSYLLNSVKGPVWVKAMANLSAFLQTVIALHSNVRYSRAQCTSSWTRNTAADTVALLRSTM, encoded by the exons ATGAACATCGACATGGCCAATTCCGACGACAAGGCTCTCATCTCCGAGGATACAGCGCACCAGATTAGCGCTG ATCCTTGGTATCAAGTTGGATTCGTTCTGACAACTGGGGTGAATAGTGCATATGTTCTGGGATACTCTGGATCAGTCATGGTCCCTTTAGGTTGGATTGGTGGGACATGTGGCTTGATCCTAGCTGCTGCAATATCTCTGTATGCCAATGCTCTCCTTGCTCGCCTTCACGAAATCGGAGGCAAACGACATATTAGATACAGAGATCTTGCTGGGCACATATATG GTAGAAAAATGTATTCGCTTACATGGGCTCTGCAATATGTTAATCTATTCATGATCAACACTGGCTTTATAATATTAGCTGGCCAAGCCTTGAAG GCAACATATGTATTGTTCAGGGATGATGGAGTTCTAAAGCTACCCTACTGTATAGCATTATCTGGGTTTGTCTGTGCTCTTTTTGCCTTCGGAATTCCTTATCTCTCTGCTCTCAGGATTTGGTTGGGATTCTCAACATTTTTCAGTCTCATCTATATTACTATAGCATTTGTGCTATCGCTTAGAGATG ggATAACCACACCTGCAAAGGATTATACTATTCCTGGATCCCATTCAGCTAGAATCTTCACTACGATAGGTGCTGTGGCAAATCTCGTGTTCGCTTACAACACTGGAATGCTGCCAGAAATTCAA GCAACCATAAGGCCTCCTGTGGTGAAGAACATGGAGAAGGCTCTATGGTTTCAGTTCACTGTCGGTTCGTTACCTCTTTATGCCGTGACCTTTATGGGCTATTGGGCTTATGGATCCTCAACATCAAGTTATCTACTGAATAGCGTCAAGGGGCCAGTTTGGGTAAAAGCTATGGCAAATCTATCAGCGTTTCTTCAGACCGTCATAGCATTACAT tCAAATGTCAGATATTCGCGAGCCCAATGTACGAGTTCTTGGACACGAAATACGGCAGCGGACACGGTGGCCCTTTTGCGATCCACAATGTGA
- the LOC4342167 gene encoding uncharacterized LOC4342167 precursor translates to MAMALLFLLLLLPPPTAPFSLDFFPESPSPPRLALSGAASLRPTAVSMASPRARLQLTHPVALGPAFSTYFSFSLSGPGSLSFFLTPHPHPDRHPFLLAIVFDAAARVRIDLAGHTTGTAASHLAPSSAPARLHSWIHYNATSATLQLRLSATSRRPALPLLSLHPLPPSALLLLRTKPMLAGFTSSATNCTLFAWAFRANNTMQHSQPLDPSHLLTTPPPHRPQPHPHHYYPWLSLLFAAACGAMLTFFLLFVWYSLLATRRPVAPVTTSDSDVVYEKIVLVGAKDDDAPAATTPSPDVAGNNN, encoded by the coding sequence ATGGCCATGGCgctgctcttcctcctcctcctgctgccgccgcccaccgcgccCTTCTCCCTGGACTTCTTCCCGGAATCCCCATCTCCCCCGCGCCTCGCCCTCTCCGGCGCAGCCTCCCTCCGCCCCACCGCCGTCTCCATGGCGTCCCCGCGCGCCCGCCTCCAGCTCACTCACCCCGTCGCCCTCGGCCCCGCATTCTCCACCtacttctccttctccttgtcagGCCcaggctccctctccttcttcctcacgccccacccccaccccgaCCGCcaccctttcctcctcgccatcgtcttcgacgccgccgcccgcgtccgCATCGACCTCGCCGGCCATACTACGGGTAcggccgcctcccacctcgccccctcctccgcccccgcccgccTACATTCCTGGATACACTACAATGCCACCTCCGCCACGCTCCAGCTCCGCCTCTCCGCCACCTCCCGACGCCCCGCCCTCCCGCTGCTCTCCCTCCACCCGCTTCCTccctccgccctcctcctcctccggaccAAGCCCATGCTCGCCGGCttcacctcctccgccaccaactGCACCCTCTTCGCATGGGCCTTCCGCGCCAACAACACCATGCAGCACTCTCAGCCGCTCGACCCCTCCCACCTGCTCACCACGCCGCCACCTCACCGCCCACAACCTCACCCCCACCATTATTACCCCTGGCTCTCGCTGCTCTTCGCCGCCGCTTGTGGTGCCATGCTCACATTCTTCCTACTCTTCGTCTGGTACTCCCTGCTGGCCACGCGCCGCCCTGTCGCACCAGTCACCACCTCCGATTCCGACGTCGTCTATGAGAAGATTGTGCTTGTCGGAGCCAAGGACGACGACGCCCCCGCAGCCACTACTCCGTCTCCAGATGTAGCTGGTAACAACAACTAG
- the LOC9272497 gene encoding laccase-14 yields MAPSLGSGSTRILLIVSLLLCLRQQAVVDAAIVEHTFHVGNLTVERLGQRQVITAVNGQFPGPKVEARNGDTLLVRVVNNSPYNITIHWHGVLQRLSAWADGPAMVTQCPILPGSGAGSSYTYRFNVTGQEGTLWWHAHVSFLRATVYGALLIRPRPGVPYPFPAPHAEHTLLLGEWWNASATLVDVERQAFLTGGQPANSVALTINGMPGLSHAHKEMHHLRVARGNTYLLRLVNAALNYQLFFKVAAHNFTVVAVDACYTDPYHTDVIVIAPGQTVDALMHAGAAPGRRYYVAAQVYQSIANATYSATARALLRYDDDAKDAAKTIIMSPRMPVLNDSATAQRFYGSLTGLLRDGKPTVPQRVDTRMVVTYGLAIAPCLPAQTLCNRTRGSLAASMNNVSFQLPATMSLLEASRSRSSGVYTRDFPDRPPVMFDFTNAAAVNRNMSLMVTSKGTRVKALRYNETVEVVLQNTAVLGTENHPLHLHGFNFYVLAQGTGNYYYLIRKKKIRKNLVNPQQRNTIAVPPGGWAVIRFTADNPGVWLMHCHLEAHLPFGLAMAFDVQDGPTPDAMLPPPPNDYPPC; encoded by the exons ATGGCTCCCTCCCTCGGCTCCGGATCAACAAGAATATTACTAATTGTATCATTATTATTATGCCTGCGGCAGCAGGCTGTGGTTGATGCTGCCATCGTGGAGCACACATTCCAT GTGGGCAACCTGACGGTGGAGCGGCTGGGGCAGCGGCAGGTGATAACGGCGGTGAACGGGCAGTTCCCGGGGCCCAAGGTGGAGGCGCGCAACGGCGACACCctcctcgtccgcgtcgtcaACAACTCGCCATACAACATCACCATCCACTGGCATGGCGTCCTGCAGCGCCTCTCCgcatgggccgacggcccagcCATGGTGACCCAGTGCCCCATCCTCcccggctccggcgccggctcCTCCTACACCTACCGCTTCAACGTCACCGGGCAGGAGGGCACGCTGTGGTGGCACGCCCAcgtctccttcctccgcgcCACCGTCTACGGCGCCCTCCTCATCCGCCCCCGCCCCGGCGTCCCTTACCCCTTCCCCGCCCCTCATGCCGAGCACACCCTCCTCCTCGGCGAGTGGTGGAACGCCTCCGCCACCCTCGTCGACGTCGAGAGGCAGGCCTTCCTCACCGGCGGACAGCCCGCCAACTCCGTCGCGCTCACCATAAACGGCATGCCCGGCCTCTCCCACGCGCACAAGGAGATGCACCACCTGCGCGTCGCTCGCGGCAACACCTACCTGCTCCGCCTCGTCAACGCCGCGCTCAACTACCAGCTCTTCTTCAAGGTGGCCGCCCACAACttcaccgtcgtcgccgtggaCGCCTGCTACACCGACCCCTACCACACGGACGTCATCGTCATCGCGCCAGGCCAGACGGTGGACGCCCTCATGCACGCGGGGGCCGCGCCGGGGCGCCGCTACTACGTGGCCGCCCAGGTGTACCAGAGCATCGCCAACGCCACATACAGCGCCACCGCCAGGGCGCTCCtccgctacgacgacgacgccaaggACGCCGCCAAGACAATAATAATGTCGCCGCGTATGCCGGTGCTCAACGACAGCGCTACAGCGCAGCGCTTCTACGGCAGCCTGACGGGTCTGCTGCGGGACGGCAAGCCGACGGTGCCGCAGCGGGTGGACACGCGGATGGTGGTCACCTACGGCCTCGCCATCGCGCCGTGCTTGCCGGCGCAGACGCTGTGCAACCGGACGCGGGGCTCGCTGGCGGCCAGCATGAACAACGTCTCGTTCCAGCTGCCGGCGACCATGTCGCTGCTGGAGGCGTCGCGATCGCGTTCGTCGGGCGTGTACACGCGCGACTTCCCTGACCGACCGCCGGTGATGTTCGACTTCacgaacgcggcggcggtgaacaGAAACATGTCGTTGATGGTGACGTCCAAGGGGACGAGGGTGAAGGCGCTGCGGTACAACGAGacggtggaggtggtgctgcAGAACACGGCGGTGCTGGGGACGGAGAACCACCCGCTGCATCTCCATGGGTTCAACTTCTACGTGCTGGCGCAGGGCACAGGCAACTACTACTACCTGATCCGCAAGAAGAAGATCCGCAAGAACCTGGTCAACCCTCAGCAGCGCAACACCATCGCCGTCCCCCCCGGCGGCTGGGCGGTCATCCGGTTCACGGCGGACAACCCCGGCGTGTGGCTCATGCACTGCCACCTGGAGGCACACCTTCCCTTCGGCTTGGCCATGGCCTTCGACGTCCAAGACGGCCCCACCCCCGACGCCATGCTCCCCCCGCCGCCAAACGATTACCCCCcatgctaa